The following are from one region of the Rhodothermus sp. genome:
- the coaD gene encoding pantetheine-phosphate adenylyltransferase → MRERLALYPGSFDPFTYGHLDIVERALRIFDRVEVTVAVNVGKEPLFSIEERCELIRQCTAHLDRVEVVAFEGLLVDHARARRATALVRGLRQVSDFEYEFRMAFANRRLYPELETVFLMTSEEYAMISSSIVREIHRWGGDVSLFVPPPVVEALRKKRPGH, encoded by the coding sequence ATGCGCGAACGCCTGGCCCTCTATCCTGGTTCATTCGATCCCTTCACCTACGGCCATCTGGACATTGTCGAACGGGCGTTGCGGATTTTCGACCGGGTAGAGGTGACCGTGGCTGTCAACGTTGGCAAGGAGCCGCTCTTTTCTATTGAGGAACGCTGTGAACTGATTCGTCAATGTACGGCGCATCTGGATCGCGTTGAGGTGGTCGCTTTTGAGGGCTTGCTTGTCGATCATGCGCGTGCACGCAGAGCGACGGCGCTGGTGCGTGGCCTGCGTCAGGTGAGTGACTTTGAGTATGAGTTTCGCATGGCCTTCGCCAATCGTCGCCTCTATCCCGAGCTGGAGACGGTGTTTCTGATGACTTCGGAGGAGTATGCGATGATCAGCTCGTCGATCGTGCGGGAAATTCATCGCTGGGGAGGTGACGTAAGTCTGTTTGTACCTCCGCCCGTTGTTGAAGCACTGCGGAAGAAACGTCCGGGCCATTGA
- a CDS encoding 4-phosphoerythronate dehydrogenase — translation MLLHPGLQRPLRIVADENIPFVREAFRGFGVVRSLPADQITSAAVRTCDVLLVRSVTRVDASLLEGSRVQFVGSATSGIDHVDLAYLAAQGIAFAHAPGANADAVVEYVLAALLELAMRWNVPLRGRIVGIVGCGNIGGRLAQRLPALGMEVLCCDPPLAEQRGRTDLVSLETILAEADVVTLHVPLTRTGPHATYHLIDAVALARMRPSAWLLNTSRGAVVDGRALLEARQQGYPEAVVLDVWEGEPAPDPALIARVDIATPHIAGHSYEGKVRGTLMLAEALARHLNLPFQPDDREQLGPQPDDRLDLIPPDMQLPETQWLAELVRQMYDIAADDARFRIVMQNGTPARRAERFLELRRTYPRRRSFSLHRIERTFVPPSLHEAVAVGLGVQLVEAETVV, via the coding sequence ATGTTGCTGCATCCCGGGTTGCAGCGCCCTTTGCGCATTGTTGCGGATGAGAATATCCCTTTTGTGCGCGAGGCCTTTCGCGGCTTTGGCGTAGTGCGGTCGCTGCCGGCTGATCAGATTACGTCGGCTGCTGTACGCACCTGCGATGTGTTGCTGGTGCGTAGCGTGACGCGGGTGGATGCATCGCTGCTGGAAGGGAGCCGAGTGCAGTTTGTCGGCTCGGCCACCAGCGGTATTGATCATGTTGATCTGGCATATTTAGCGGCGCAGGGTATTGCATTTGCTCATGCGCCCGGGGCCAATGCAGATGCGGTGGTCGAGTATGTGCTGGCAGCCTTGTTAGAGCTGGCGATGCGGTGGAACGTCCCACTGCGGGGACGGATCGTCGGTATTGTCGGATGCGGAAATATTGGAGGCAGGCTGGCGCAACGGTTGCCAGCGCTGGGGATGGAGGTGCTTTGTTGCGACCCGCCGCTGGCTGAGCAGCGTGGACGTACCGATTTGGTATCGCTGGAGACAATCCTGGCCGAAGCCGATGTGGTGACCCTCCATGTGCCGCTGACGCGTACCGGCCCGCATGCAACCTATCACCTGATCGATGCCGTTGCCCTGGCCCGCATGCGACCTTCGGCCTGGCTGCTGAACACTTCGCGGGGGGCTGTGGTGGATGGTCGGGCTCTCTTGGAGGCGCGGCAGCAGGGGTATCCGGAAGCTGTCGTGCTGGACGTCTGGGAGGGGGAACCCGCTCCCGATCCGGCCTTGATTGCCCGGGTGGATATTGCTACGCCCCATATTGCAGGGCATTCTTATGAAGGTAAAGTCCGGGGTACGCTTATGCTGGCCGAAGCGTTGGCACGACACCTGAACCTGCCATTTCAGCCGGACGACAGGGAACAGCTTGGACCACAGCCAGACGACCGGCTGGATCTGATTCCGCCCGATATGCAACTGCCTGAAACGCAATGGCTGGCTGAACTGGTCCGGCAGATGTACGACATCGCAGCTGACGATGCCCGCTTTCGGATTGTCATGCAAAACGGCACGCCTGCCCGGCGGGCCGAACGCTTTCTGGAGCTACGGCGCACCTATCCACGTCGCCGGAGCTTTTCATTGCATCGCATTGAACGGACCTTTGTCCCACCATCGCTGCACGAAGCCGTAGCGGTGGGGCTGGGGGTACAGCTGGTCGAGGCAGAAACAGTGGTTTAA
- the bshA gene encoding N-acetyl-alpha-D-glucosaminyl L-malate synthase BshA encodes MRIGISCYPVYGGSGVVATELGKALAARGHQIHFIAYSMPFRLSHITERIYFHEVNVNTYPLFEYPPYDLALTSKMVDVVKYEKLDLLHVHYAIPHATSAVLARQILEKQGIYVPVITTLHGTDITIVGQDPSFSPVVIYSINESDGVTAVSDYLRRETLTHFEITRPITVIPNFVNTQRFRRLNKLHFRQVLCPQGEKVIVHVSNFRPVKRVPEVVRVFHRLRQEGLAVKLLLVGDGPDRVPTEHLARELGVYDDIRFLGKQDPVEEILSIADVFLMPSGSETFGLAALEAMACGVPVVASNIGGLPELIIDGETGFLCPLGDLDTFTERTYRLLTDEVLWKRMSQAARQRAVEHFDTERIVPRYEAYYEQVLAQVVPRMI; translated from the coding sequence ATGCGTATTGGAATCTCCTGCTATCCGGTCTATGGAGGTAGCGGCGTGGTGGCCACCGAGCTGGGCAAAGCCCTGGCCGCCCGCGGCCATCAGATTCACTTTATTGCATACTCCATGCCGTTCCGGCTGTCGCACATTACCGAGCGCATTTATTTTCATGAAGTCAACGTCAACACCTACCCGCTTTTTGAATATCCTCCCTACGACCTGGCCCTCACCAGTAAGATGGTGGACGTGGTCAAGTACGAAAAGCTGGATCTACTGCACGTCCACTATGCCATTCCCCATGCTACCAGTGCGGTGTTGGCTCGCCAGATTCTGGAAAAGCAAGGTATCTACGTGCCGGTCATTACCACCTTGCACGGTACCGATATCACGATCGTTGGACAGGACCCGTCGTTCAGTCCTGTAGTCATCTATTCGATCAACGAATCAGACGGGGTTACGGCCGTTTCCGACTATCTGCGCCGCGAGACACTCACGCACTTTGAAATCACGCGTCCTATCACGGTTATTCCCAATTTCGTCAACACACAGCGCTTTCGTCGGCTGAATAAATTACACTTCAGGCAGGTCCTGTGTCCGCAGGGAGAGAAAGTGATCGTACATGTATCCAATTTCCGCCCGGTCAAACGCGTGCCAGAAGTAGTGCGCGTTTTTCATCGGCTTCGTCAGGAAGGCCTGGCAGTCAAATTGCTACTGGTGGGCGACGGCCCCGATCGTGTCCCGACCGAGCATCTGGCCCGTGAACTGGGCGTCTACGACGACATTCGCTTTCTGGGAAAGCAGGACCCTGTCGAAGAGATCCTGTCCATTGCCGACGTCTTTCTGATGCCCAGCGGCTCAGAAACGTTTGGCCTGGCCGCACTCGAAGCCATGGCCTGTGGCGTGCCCGTCGTAGCCAGCAACATCGGCGGCCTTCCCGAACTGATCATCGACGGGGAAACGGGCTTTCTATGTCCGCTGGGCGACCTGGACACCTTCACCGAACGCACTTACCGCCTCCTGACCGACGAGGTGCTCTGGAAGCGCATGAGCCAGGCGGCACGCCAACGCGCTGTGGAACATTTCGACACCGAACGCATCGTTCCCCGCTACGAAGCTTATTACGAGCAGGTACTGGCCCAGGTCGTCCCGCGCATGATCTGA
- a CDS encoding cell wall hydrolase, which translates to MSGKRTAGMLLALLLLTGFLALHTDLLWGDTAPQPATDTTQVYIELDSMRTVRAHLIREGALRLPPIPPEAIDNETLWLARVIYSETKRPEEMELVAWVVRNRVETRYRGKTTYREVVLDPFQFSAFIPYNPRRHYYMRLTPYSNAPGWQQALSIAYYVRFADSTHRPFSIRTRHFFSEQSMTGRLIPIWAEGVHPIRPTRYQIDERRFRFYEDIS; encoded by the coding sequence ATGAGCGGCAAGCGAACAGCAGGTATGCTGCTGGCGCTGCTTCTTCTGACCGGATTTCTGGCGCTTCATACAGACCTCCTGTGGGGCGACACGGCTCCGCAGCCCGCAACGGACACAACGCAGGTGTACATAGAGCTGGATTCCATGCGAACGGTTCGGGCCCACTTGATTCGCGAGGGAGCGCTTCGACTGCCTCCGATTCCCCCCGAAGCGATTGACAACGAGACGCTCTGGCTGGCCCGTGTGATTTATTCAGAAACCAAGCGTCCAGAGGAAATGGAACTGGTGGCGTGGGTTGTCCGCAACCGCGTTGAAACCCGGTATCGGGGTAAAACTACGTACCGGGAGGTTGTGCTCGATCCGTTCCAGTTCAGTGCCTTTATTCCCTATAATCCCCGGCGCCATTACTACATGCGCCTGACCCCTTACTCCAACGCCCCCGGCTGGCAGCAGGCACTCAGCATCGCCTACTACGTACGGTTTGCGGACTCCACCCACCGGCCATTTTCGATTCGCACACGCCACTTTTTCAGCGAGCAGTCGATGACCGGACGCCTGATACCGATCTGGGCCGAAGGTGTACATCCCATTCGCCCCACTCGTTACCAGATCGACGAACGGCGTTTCCGGTTTTACGAAGACATCTCCTGA
- a CDS encoding RsmD family RNA methyltransferase, translating into MRIIAGRFRRKTLRAPKGHLTRPTTDRTRESLFHLVESRMDLEGAEVLDLFAGTGALGLEAISRGAVAVTFVELQGPVLACARTNAQALKVEDICEFIRGDAVEYLRHYCGPPFDLILADPPYDLPELPQLPEMALPHLKPHGLFVLEHDKRHNFEGHPHLDTSRRYGRTIVSVFRSQPVAR; encoded by the coding sequence ATGCGAATCATAGCCGGACGGTTCCGTCGGAAGACGCTCCGTGCGCCTAAAGGGCATCTAACCCGCCCGACCACCGACCGCACGCGGGAGTCGCTCTTTCATCTCGTGGAAAGTCGGATGGACCTGGAAGGGGCCGAGGTGCTTGACCTGTTTGCAGGCACGGGCGCACTGGGACTGGAGGCGATTAGCCGGGGTGCTGTAGCCGTAACCTTTGTGGAGCTGCAGGGACCGGTGCTGGCCTGCGCTCGGACGAACGCGCAGGCGCTGAAAGTCGAGGACATCTGCGAGTTCATCCGGGGAGATGCTGTCGAGTATCTGCGACATTACTGCGGCCCCCCGTTTGACTTGATTCTGGCCGATCCGCCCTACGATTTGCCTGAACTGCCGCAGCTACCGGAAATGGCACTGCCCCATCTGAAGCCGCATGGCCTGTTTGTGCTTGAACATGACAAGCGCCATAACTTCGAAGGACATCCGCATCTGGATACCAGCCGACGCTACGGCCGCACGATTGTTTCGGTGTTTCGTTCGCAACCTGTTGCTCGCTAA
- a CDS encoding endonuclease/exonuclease/phosphatase family protein produces the protein MHYRLLSVLLLPLLLSPACRQTEPEPESLVYPPEGLFVPEPPPIYQTEGIRIATLNTFFLFDGYGKEGQANFPHKGDPEAARRHRARIAQVLRTINADLILLQEVENKAVLQRMIDEDLPDLHYTVHFVQGHDTFTGQDVAVLSRLPVEKVGRTEERAPVEGTDDTYGVSKNIWVRLYLGDLPTTIIGVHLLARPDDPRRKPRREAQAEVIRRLVERELAAGRAVAVLGDFNDYDESIPDLNGHRPITRVLARIKAAGPSPADDLYNVMAMVPQYDRFTVFYDANADQQVAWSEFAAIDHILLSPQLRARLREVHYAQIYDPRTVTDHFPIVVTLAPR, from the coding sequence ATGCACTATCGCCTGCTTTCAGTCCTCCTGCTCCCGCTACTGCTTTCGCCCGCCTGCCGACAGACCGAGCCCGAGCCGGAAAGCCTCGTATATCCCCCCGAGGGGCTGTTCGTGCCCGAACCACCACCGATTTATCAGACTGAAGGTATTCGGATTGCGACGCTCAACACGTTCTTTCTATTCGACGGCTACGGCAAAGAAGGGCAGGCAAACTTCCCACATAAAGGCGATCCAGAAGCAGCCCGGCGTCACCGCGCACGCATTGCACAGGTACTGCGCACCATCAACGCAGACCTGATCCTGCTCCAGGAGGTGGAAAACAAGGCCGTACTCCAACGCATGATCGACGAAGACCTGCCCGATCTGCACTACACCGTCCATTTTGTGCAGGGACATGATACGTTTACCGGGCAGGACGTTGCGGTACTCTCACGGCTTCCTGTGGAAAAGGTCGGCCGCACAGAAGAACGCGCCCCGGTCGAAGGGACCGACGATACCTATGGCGTAAGCAAAAACATCTGGGTGCGGCTTTACCTGGGCGATCTTCCCACCACCATCATCGGCGTACACCTGCTCGCTCGTCCTGACGATCCCCGCCGCAAACCTCGCCGTGAAGCCCAGGCTGAAGTGATTCGCCGACTGGTCGAGCGTGAACTGGCTGCCGGACGTGCAGTAGCCGTGCTGGGCGACTTCAACGACTACGACGAATCCATTCCCGATCTGAACGGCCACCGCCCGATCACCCGTGTGCTGGCCCGAATCAAGGCAGCCGGACCGTCACCCGCCGATGACCTGTACAACGTGATGGCCATGGTACCTCAGTATGACCGGTTTACCGTCTTCTACGATGCAAACGCAGACCAGCAGGTTGCGTGGTCGGAGTTCGCCGCCATCGACCACATCCTGCTCTCGCCTCAGCTTCGCGCCCGCCTGCGTGAAGTGCACTACGCGCAGATCTATGATCCCCGTACTGTCACCGACCATTTTCCAATCGTGGTAACACTGGCTCCTCGATAA
- the era gene encoding GTPase Era — protein MEAEKNQPAPSLLIDPAQLPPEHRSGYVAIVGKPNVGKSTLMNALLGHKLSIVTPKPQTTRHRVLGILSGDTYQIVFLDTPGVLKKARYKLHAHMLRTVDRAIADADLVLFMADATQPTPDTISLSHLNHRPAILAINKMDLVQQAQVLPLVDAYIQQYPFEAVVPISALTGYNLDVLLKELIHRLPPGPPFYPKDQLSEHPERFFVAEIIREKIFEQFREEIPYAAQVNIVDYKERPEGKDFIDAEIVVERPSQKAILIGKGGRALKRLGTVARQEIEAFLGRPVYLQLHVKVREDWRNRDRLLRSYGY, from the coding sequence ATGGAAGCAGAAAAAAACCAGCCAGCACCCTCCTTGCTTATCGACCCCGCCCAGCTTCCCCCCGAACACCGGAGTGGCTATGTGGCTATTGTCGGAAAGCCGAACGTGGGCAAAAGCACCCTGATGAATGCCCTCCTTGGCCACAAGCTATCCATTGTTACCCCCAAACCGCAAACAACCCGCCACCGGGTCCTGGGTATCCTTTCAGGCGACACTTATCAGATAGTCTTTCTGGATACGCCAGGCGTGCTCAAAAAAGCCCGTTATAAGCTTCATGCGCACATGTTGCGCACCGTCGACCGCGCTATAGCCGATGCCGATCTGGTGCTCTTCATGGCCGATGCCACCCAGCCTACGCCCGACACAATCAGCCTGAGCCACCTGAATCATCGACCGGCTATTCTGGCCATCAACAAAATGGATCTGGTGCAGCAAGCACAAGTGCTCCCTCTGGTAGACGCCTATATCCAGCAGTATCCGTTCGAGGCCGTTGTTCCTATTTCCGCCCTGACAGGCTATAACCTGGATGTCCTGCTCAAAGAGCTCATCCATCGCCTCCCGCCCGGCCCTCCTTTCTATCCTAAAGATCAGCTGAGCGAACACCCGGAACGCTTCTTTGTGGCCGAGATCATCCGTGAGAAAATCTTCGAACAGTTCCGTGAAGAAATTCCTTACGCCGCCCAAGTCAACATCGTGGATTACAAGGAGCGGCCCGAAGGCAAAGATTTTATTGACGCGGAAATCGTCGTCGAGCGCCCTTCCCAGAAAGCCATCCTGATCGGTAAAGGTGGACGGGCGCTTAAACGGTTAGGCACAGTGGCCCGTCAGGAAATCGAAGCATTCCTGGGGCGACCTGTCTATCTGCAGTTGCATGTCAAAGTACGCGAAGATTGGCGCAACCGCGACCGACTGCTGCGTTCCTATGGCTATTAA
- a CDS encoding pyridoxine 5'-phosphate synthase, with protein sequence MTRLLVNIDHIATLRNARRETFPDPVQAAVLCELAGADGIVFHLREDRRHITDRDVFRLKEVVQGKLDFELSTNEEIVAICCQVRPHLATLVPERREEITTEGGLDVIANRARLQTVIPRLFEAGIEEVALFVDPDPRQIEAAREVGANAIELHTGDFANAPTETARRTEAEKLADAARRAHELGLQVHAGHGLNYHNYLLFRETVPHVHEVSIGFAIIARAVLVGLETAVREMRRLVKGY encoded by the coding sequence GTGACCCGTCTGCTTGTTAACATCGATCACATAGCCACCCTGCGCAACGCCCGGCGTGAGACGTTTCCCGATCCAGTGCAGGCAGCCGTGCTGTGTGAACTGGCCGGTGCCGACGGGATTGTTTTTCACCTGCGTGAAGACCGCCGGCACATTACCGATCGGGATGTTTTTCGCCTGAAGGAAGTCGTCCAGGGCAAACTGGACTTTGAGCTCTCCACGAACGAAGAGATTGTGGCCATCTGCTGTCAAGTGCGCCCGCATCTGGCCACGCTGGTACCGGAACGGCGCGAAGAAATTACTACCGAAGGGGGCCTGGACGTAATCGCCAACCGCGCCCGCCTGCAAACAGTAATTCCGCGCCTCTTTGAGGCTGGCATTGAAGAAGTGGCGCTCTTTGTGGATCCAGACCCGCGTCAGATCGAAGCTGCCCGAGAGGTGGGGGCCAACGCCATTGAGCTGCACACCGGCGACTTTGCCAACGCCCCTACCGAAACAGCGCGTCGCACCGAAGCCGAAAAGCTGGCGGATGCCGCTCGTCGAGCACACGAACTGGGCCTACAGGTTCACGCCGGCCATGGTCTTAACTATCATAACTACCTGCTCTTCCGAGAAACCGTCCCCCATGTCCATGAAGTATCGATCGGCTTTGCGATCATCGCACGGGCCGTACTGGTGGGACTGGAAACTGCTGTGCGCGAAATGCGTCGGCTGGTGAAGGGCTACTAA
- a CDS encoding MBL fold metallo-hydrolase translates to MTIHRFTFNPFQTNCYICHDGNEAVLIDPSCHTRAEQQAVVDYLERNGLRLRHLLLTHGHIDHIFGCQFFSEYAGKGFWMHRADAPFLEQAEMQGQFFGVPVDPPPPPEGFLDEGDTITFGKTTWKVLHTPGHSPGSISFYDAQHRLVIVGDVLFQGSIGRTDLPGGSLPVLMQSIFQKLIPLGDDTRVYPGHGPETTIGQERQHNPFLTGAFPL, encoded by the coding sequence ATGACGATTCATCGATTTACCTTCAATCCGTTTCAGACGAATTGCTACATCTGCCACGATGGAAACGAAGCTGTGCTGATCGATCCGTCCTGTCACACCCGGGCGGAACAGCAAGCCGTGGTGGACTATCTGGAGCGTAATGGGCTCCGACTGCGTCACCTGCTGTTGACGCATGGCCATATTGATCACATCTTCGGATGCCAATTTTTCAGTGAGTATGCTGGAAAAGGATTCTGGATGCACCGGGCTGATGCTCCTTTTCTGGAGCAGGCTGAAATGCAGGGGCAATTCTTTGGCGTGCCAGTCGACCCTCCTCCGCCTCCTGAAGGCTTTCTGGACGAGGGCGATACCATTACGTTTGGGAAAACCACCTGGAAGGTGCTGCATACGCCGGGTCATTCACCGGGTTCGATCAGCTTCTATGATGCGCAACATCGGCTGGTGATCGTGGGCGACGTGCTCTTTCAGGGATCAATCGGGCGGACCGATCTGCCCGGGGGGAGCCTGCCCGTGCTTATGCAGTCAATCTTTCAGAAACTGATTCCGCTGGGTGACGACACACGTGTCTATCCCGGACATGGCCCTGAAACCACCATCGGTCAGGAGCGTCAGCACAATCCGTTTCTCACCGGCGCCTTTCCGCTGTAG
- a CDS encoding pyridoxal phosphate-dependent aminotransferase, translating into MSVQLESFNPRVKAMQPSATLAMTARARQLRREGKPVISLSAGEPDFDTPAPIAEAAIRAIREGFTHYTENAGMLELREAICRKLAEENGLEYEPDQILCTNGAKQAVAMAIEVLCRPEDEVLIPAPYWVSYPEMVRLAGATPVVLPTSVETGYRLTPAQLEAAITERTRLLILCSPSNPTGTVYSPEELEALAEVLRRHEHVYVLSDEIYEYILFDAQHVSFASLPDMKARTITVNGFSKGFAMTGWRLGYLAAERPIVNAAAKVQSQFTSAPCSISQKAGLAALQMDKEPIQEMVAAFRQRRDFMLTRLQAIEGIACPKPEGAFYLFPQVSAFYGRRTPDGQPITDSESLCLYLLEQCHVALVPGQAFGDPNGVRISYAASMENLVEAMQRIEAGLSALC; encoded by the coding sequence ATGTCGGTGCAGCTTGAATCGTTTAATCCTCGGGTCAAAGCCATGCAGCCGTCGGCCACGCTGGCCATGACGGCACGCGCCAGACAGCTACGACGTGAAGGTAAGCCCGTGATCAGTCTGAGTGCCGGTGAGCCAGACTTTGATACACCGGCGCCTATTGCCGAGGCCGCCATCCGAGCCATTCGTGAAGGCTTCACGCACTACACGGAAAATGCGGGCATGCTGGAGCTTCGCGAGGCCATCTGTCGCAAGCTGGCCGAGGAGAATGGCCTCGAGTACGAGCCGGATCAGATTCTCTGCACGAACGGGGCCAAGCAGGCCGTGGCCATGGCCATTGAGGTGCTCTGCCGGCCTGAAGACGAGGTGCTGATTCCGGCGCCTTACTGGGTCAGCTATCCAGAGATGGTGCGTCTGGCCGGTGCGACGCCCGTCGTATTGCCCACGTCGGTTGAGACTGGCTATCGTTTGACCCCAGCACAACTGGAGGCGGCTATTACCGAGCGCACGCGCCTGCTTATTCTCTGCTCGCCCTCGAATCCAACAGGGACGGTTTATTCTCCTGAGGAGCTGGAGGCGCTGGCCGAAGTACTGCGTCGCCACGAGCACGTCTATGTGCTCTCGGACGAAATCTACGAATACATTCTGTTCGACGCGCAGCATGTGTCGTTTGCCAGCCTGCCGGATATGAAGGCACGTACGATCACAGTGAACGGCTTCTCCAAGGGGTTCGCAATGACCGGCTGGAGGCTGGGCTATCTGGCGGCCGAGCGGCCTATTGTCAACGCTGCGGCCAAGGTGCAGAGCCAGTTTACTTCGGCACCGTGCAGCATTTCGCAAAAAGCAGGGTTGGCCGCACTGCAGATGGACAAGGAGCCGATTCAGGAAATGGTGGCCGCCTTTCGCCAGCGACGTGACTTTATGTTGACGCGGCTGCAGGCTATCGAAGGTATTGCCTGCCCGAAGCCAGAGGGGGCCTTTTATCTGTTCCCGCAGGTCTCGGCGTTCTACGGACGGCGCACGCCAGATGGACAGCCCATCACCGATAGCGAGTCGCTCTGCCTCTACCTGCTGGAGCAGTGCCACGTGGCCCTGGTACCCGGTCAGGCTTTTGGGGATCCAAACGGTGTGCGCATCTCCTATGCCGCCTCGATGGAAAATCTGGTGGAGGCAATGCAACGCATCGAAGCGGGGCTTTCGGCCCTGTGCTGA
- a CDS encoding site-2 protease family protein, with protein sequence MEPISGIRWQETIEGRPRRPRRVWLHLLLFVLTLVTTTLTWPDWAGRWLLYERLGYGALLADGLRFSLPLLLILTVHEFGHYLAAQRHRIDATLPYYIPFPFNGIGTFGAVIRIREPIPDTRALFDIGVAGPLAGFVVALIVLLYALLTLPPPTYLLDVPGHETLKAYILAHGRFPSAPLPAEAPGSVTLVLGPTLLFDTLARFFPNVPPMYELYHYPTLFAAWLGLFFTALNLLPVGQLDGGHVLYALFGPVWHRRLARAFVLVLLVSATIGFALETLPPLLQEGIWWLEPAAWFGLSLALYLYLHRLFEGNHRIIAPVLLGLMALAALAPRLATFVGWMGHSGWFLWSLIILYLIRVDHPPVGYRLSLTPTQRVLGWAAIAIFVLCFSIRPLYLI encoded by the coding sequence TTGGAGCCAATCTCGGGCATTCGATGGCAAGAAACGATTGAGGGGCGGCCGCGCCGCCCCCGGCGGGTATGGCTGCATCTGTTGCTGTTTGTGCTAACGCTGGTGACAACCACGCTGACCTGGCCCGACTGGGCCGGTCGCTGGCTGCTTTATGAACGGCTGGGATATGGTGCGTTGCTGGCCGATGGTCTGCGTTTTAGCCTACCGCTATTACTGATTCTGACGGTACACGAGTTTGGCCACTATCTGGCAGCGCAGCGCCACCGCATTGATGCCACGTTGCCCTATTACATACCGTTCCCCTTCAACGGAATCGGAACATTTGGCGCTGTCATCCGCATTCGGGAACCAATCCCGGATACGCGTGCGCTGTTCGATATCGGTGTCGCTGGCCCACTGGCAGGCTTCGTCGTCGCGCTCATTGTGTTGCTCTATGCGCTCCTGACCCTGCCGCCGCCCACCTATCTGTTGGACGTGCCCGGCCATGAAACGCTCAAAGCGTATATCCTGGCGCATGGACGTTTCCCTTCGGCTCCTCTGCCCGCAGAGGCTCCGGGTAGTGTGACGCTGGTACTGGGCCCTACGCTGCTGTTCGATACGCTGGCCCGTTTTTTCCCGAACGTGCCGCCTATGTACGAGCTGTATCACTATCCTACCCTGTTTGCTGCCTGGCTGGGTCTGTTTTTCACAGCGTTGAACCTGCTGCCCGTGGGCCAGCTCGATGGGGGCCACGTACTCTACGCACTTTTTGGCCCTGTCTGGCATCGACGCCTGGCCCGTGCTTTCGTGCTGGTGCTACTGGTGTCCGCTACCATAGGCTTTGCCCTGGAGACGCTCCCGCCGCTTCTGCAAGAAGGCATCTGGTGGCTGGAGCCGGCTGCCTGGTTCGGGCTGTCTCTGGCGCTTTATCTCTACCTGCATCGGCTGTTTGAGGGCAACCACCGGATTATAGCGCCCGTGCTTCTGGGATTGATGGCGCTGGCAGCGCTGGCACCTCGTCTGGCCACGTTTGTCGGCTGGATGGGACACAGCGGATGGTTTCTATGGAGCCTGATCATTCTGTATCTGATCCGGGTCGATCATCCGCCTGTGGGGTACCGATTGTCGCTCACACCTACGCAACGCGTGCTGGGCTGGGCGGCTATTGCGATCTTTGTGCTTTGTTTTAGCATTCGCCCGTTATATCTGATCTGA
- a CDS encoding outer membrane beta-barrel protein yields MTTQLTILRRLLSAVLLLLFMLPMATAHAQLGVSLGLNFNRLGDIKVGDTQATFDNSQGWHVAIWFDLPLGPIAIRPGLRYMDAGALYQGFQEDLDGNQVVPEGFDVSLLEIPIDVRYRMTLPLLTPYILAGPVLRFPSGADEAIRDNLKAFSLAGSLGVGVEMNLLGLRLYPELQYTFGITAFADEFRVGDVAFVPDTRQHLNAVMLRLGIGL; encoded by the coding sequence ATGACCACACAGTTGACGATTTTGCGCCGGTTGTTATCTGCTGTGCTTTTGCTGCTGTTCATGTTACCGATGGCTACAGCGCATGCGCAGCTGGGGGTGTCGCTGGGACTTAACTTCAATCGATTGGGTGACATCAAGGTCGGTGACACGCAGGCCACGTTTGATAACAGTCAGGGGTGGCATGTGGCGATCTGGTTTGATCTGCCGCTGGGACCGATTGCCATTCGTCCGGGTCTGCGCTACATGGATGCGGGCGCGTTGTATCAGGGCTTTCAGGAGGATCTGGATGGCAATCAGGTCGTGCCGGAAGGGTTTGATGTTTCCCTGCTGGAAATCCCTATTGATGTACGCTATCGAATGACGTTGCCGTTGCTGACGCCATATATCTTGGCCGGGCCGGTGCTGCGTTTTCCATCCGGAGCCGATGAGGCAATCAGGGACAACCTGAAAGCATTTAGCCTGGCCGGAAGTCTGGGTGTGGGGGTAGAGATGAATCTGCTGGGGCTCCGACTTTATCCTGAACTGCAGTACACCTTTGGCATTACCGCGTTTGCGGATGAGTTCAGGGTTGGTGATGTGGCGTTTGTTCCGGACACACGTCAGCACCTGAACGCCGTAATGCTCCGTCTCGGCATAGGTCTGTGA